DNA from Sulfodiicoccus acidiphilus:
TGAGGTTCATCACCGCTGCAGCTGCTGCTAACAACCCCACAGTGGGAGCTAACATCCTCGCAGTGCCTGTGAAGTAGCTCCCCCCAACGAAAACGATCATCAACGACATTGGGAGGAGAGCACCTATCCTCCTGGCGTTCACCTTGTCGAATTTCCGTAGTAGGCCGTCATTGAATGGACCAGCTAGGGCGTATCCCACTATGAGGCCTACGTCGGCTACGGTAGAGTAGAGGCCGCTCTTCGTTACGCTGTGGGCAAAGGTCGCAAACATGAGTAACGGAAGCCACGTGAGGAAGGTCCCTAAGACGAAGGCGAAAGTTAGGAAGGTGAGCATAACTCCCCACCCCGCCTGAGTCCCGAAGATCACTTTGGCGGCAATCTTCCACGTCTCCTTGGATCCTAACGGCCTTTCTTCTTTGATGTCTCCCTCCTTCCCTGAGGTGATGTAAGACAGTTCCTCCTTACTTACCTTGGGGTGGTCCGAGGGAACGTCCCTGACGAAGTAGTACCAGACCAGAGCGAGGACGAGGCCTAGGGCGCCGAAGAAGATGAACGGTCCCCTCCAGCCGAAGAGCTGGTACAGCACAACGCCGATTAGGAGTCCCACCACAGGCCCCACTGCTTGACCTGTCCCGGCGAAGGCGAAGGACTTCGAGTAGTCCCTGACGCTGGCCCAATTCTTGGCAGTCTTGGCGTTGACAGGCCACACAGGACCTTCCCCAGCACCCATGAAAATCCTCACTAAGGTCATGGAGATGAAATTGAAGGTGAAGGCGGTTAGAATTGTGAAAGTGGACCAAACAGCAAAGAGTGTAGCCATGGACTTCCTTATTCCCAGCTTGTCCACGATCCATCCACCAGGGAAGTTCATGAGGGTGTACGCCAACCCCCAGATGAAGAGGATGAGGGCTATGGTCTGTACCGCGTAGGGTGTACTGGCGTAGGCCTGAATCGACTTGGCCCAGCCGAAAGAGTAGGCTATGGCGGGGGCGACGAGTGTGAAGATCGTTCTGTCCACGTAGTTGAAGGTTATAGCCACGAAGAGCAGTCCCACCACTGCCCACCTGTAATTCGTTCTTCCCTTGACCTTATGTTCCATATAATATTCAATATAATTTAGCTATTAAGCTTTATCGGGTACAGTTCGAGGAAGTGGACTGTGTGCTCCGTAGCACTATGGAAGTTTTACAAGGAGACGCTCTCGTTAGGTGTGTGAGGATTAAAGTGGGATCCTATGGCACTGGCGACCTACCTGATCCCTAGGGATTCACGAAGAGTCCCAAAGGTTAAGTCCATGCCGAGTTGGAGACCATGAACGGCCTAGAGGTGTAGATTCGTTCAGTTGACAAGAAGAGAGCCCTAACCAACGTGGTGTTGGGAGGAGTCCTGACGGAGTACTCCAGTCCCATCTCGCTCAACTTCGCTGGAAACCTCCTGCCTTCCAAGTAGTCCTTAAGTGACTTCGACATGTTGCATGGATCTTGATTGGGCACAAGTCTGAAGGCAAGTTTGACTGAAGCCCTGTGAGGGACCACTGTCTTACTTCCCTCTCCTACGTAGCCCGAAACCATGTTATCTATGGTGCGGGTGGGCTTCCCGAAGAGCGCGCCTCCTTCAGTCTCCCTGGGTAGGAGTACGTACTTCAACTTATATACCGCGAGGGACACCTCAGTTTGTGCTCGTTGACCTCGTAGTTCTCGAGCATCGTCCTCTCTTCTTAGCTTAATTGAACCAGGTCGTTGTAGAATCCAGGTACCTTTTCTCTTCCCCCGTCGTCCACCAACTTGTTCAGCACCTTAACTAACTCCCACGTTGTGTTGGAAGTTACGGGAGCGCTAGAGGAGTGGAGGTCCCTCTCCTCCGTCTCTAGGCCGAGTTGTACGTAGACCAACCCTTAACTCCTAGAACCACCAGGGGGCTTCCTCTGCGACCTATTGTCCCCCCTCCCCCCCCCCCATTAAGAGGGCGCCGGCGTTGAGTTCATTTCCATACTAACGGAGGACTTCCTCTAGGTGAAGACTACCTTTTTCCTCATTTTTCTCCTGACTTCCTCCCCGCCCTGGGAGGGTTCCCCTCCCAGAGGGCTCGTTGCTCCCACCGTCAGTTCATGACTGCATCCCTCGAGGAGGCAGCAGGGTGGTTCAGGGGACCATCACCGCTGAAGGAGGGATCCTCGTCAAGTACCTCCAGACCCTACGAAAGAAAAGAACTGTGTTGATACTCCTCCCTCGGTCCCATCTAGCTCTCGATCGAGTTGGAGAAGAGAAGCGCCGTTGAGGAAATTTCTAAAAGACCTATTTAAACGATAGGGCTGACCATCCCCCTCATGTAAGAGGACTCTCGACCCATAAACCTTCCATCAAGTTAAATGGAATTTAACAAGACTTTTAATACATGTCCCCTAGGTGATTGGAGGTGCGTCGATGAGGTTCTCCGTCGTGGGGGTGAAGGGAGGGGTGGGGAAGTCGACCCTCTCCGTGGCCCTCGCCAAGCTCTTCGCGAGGTCTGGAAGGAGGGTGCTCCTAGTGGACAGGGACCTGATAGGGTGGAGCTCCCACCTCCTGGGCCTCCACGGGGGGAGCCTGATAGGTGCGGCTGCTGGGAGGGAGGAGCCCTTCCACCTCACAGTGGAGGAGGGAAAGGGGAGCGTCACCGTGGTGAGGGTGAACCCGGACCCGCCAGAGTTCGGCAGGTACTTCTCTAGGGCCTCGGAGGGGAGGGTGGAGGAGCTCTACGTCGGCCTCTTGAGGGGGAGCGAAGTGCAGGTGGTGGACAACCCCTCCAACGTGTTCTTCGACGACCCCCTAGTGAGGGTGGAGCTGAGGGCCTACCTCTCCGCCCTGCCCGGGGACAGGTGGTACAGGGTCTACGTCTCGGACCCTTCCGAGAGGGGGGTGGAGGCGACCCTGAAGTACGCCGAGGCCCTCGAGGCCTCCGCCCCGGGGGAGAGGCGGGGGCCTTCGTGGTGAACATGGTGCCTCCGCTGCCTGAGGAGTACGCACAGGCCTCGTCGAGGGTCGGGGAGCTGAAGTTCCCGGTGAGGGCGGTGGTGCCGTTCGACGAGAGGCTCTACACGTACGGCTCCTTCTGGGATTTCGGGGAGTTCCCGGAGCAGGTGGCGAGGCTGGGGAGGGTCCTGCTGGACATGCCCACCACCGCTACGGTGGAGTGAAGTCCCCACTCTGAACTTACAATCAGTGAGTAAAAAGGCAGATAGATGGTTGGCGGCGACTAAGTGTTGAGGAATGTTGGTGCTTTGCGGCAGAGACTATCCAGTCTCTATAACAGGGGCGATTCAGAGATTCGTGCGATTTCTATATGAGTGTGAAATGATTGATCCTTACGTTCTGGAAAAGGTAAATGAAAACGACGCTTTCCTCGAGCTATCGAGAACGGATGACGTGGAGATCAGGTTAAGTGCTTGGTATCTAGTTCCCGGCGGGCATGAATTCGATTAAGAGGGTAGATGACAGAGTATCCGGTGTTTTCCTCAAATAGCTCCAACGGGTTGGGTGTGACCGTAAATGCTCCCTTAAGAGGGTGCCCTTGACGTATTTGGAAGTAGAAAGTAAGGTAGAGTTACGCCGAGGGTAAACGCTTGATCCCTCTATGAAAACGATTTATAGAGGACTTTACATAACTAAGTATATGGATAGCCTCTATTACGACATTCTCAGGTACCTTATGGAGGACGGGAGGACGCCGAAGAGGAGGATTGCGTCGATGTTGAACGTCGATCCATCGTCAGTGGAGGTGAGGTTCAAGAAAATGATGGAGGAAGAGATTATAAAGAGGTTCGCCCTCTACGTCGACTACTCCGCCCTCGGCCTGGAGAGGGCCTTTGCGTCATTTAAGGGGCTACCCGAAGAGAGGATCAAGGAGCTCAATGGAGTGGTGGCGTACTTCACTTGCGCTGAGGGAAACACCGTTATGGAGGTAGTCGCCAGGAGGAGGGACGAGTTGATGGAAACAATAAAGGTGGCGGGACAACCTTGGAAGGTCTGGATTCAACCCCCGTCCCCTAGCCCACTACCTTCGATTGACAAGTACCTCCTAAAGGTCCTTGCCGAGGATCCGCGTGCCAAGGAATTCAAGGTCGCTGAGGCCCTTAAGGTGTCAGCTCGGACAGTAAGGCGACACTTGAGGCACCTCAAGACAAAGGGGGTGATGAGGGTGATACCAATCGTGGATCTAAGAAAGGTGCAGGGGATAATGTTCTCAGTCCACACTAAAGCTGCAGACGAAGTGAAGAAGGTGGTACGTGCGAGGCCCTTGTGGGAAACTTCGAAGGGAGAGACAGTTACAATGAACTACTTCGTTAAGGACGTCGCCGAGGTCAGGAAAGTCTCAGAGCAAGTTGTCAAGCTGGATCCAGATGCCACGGTGACAATAAAGACCTCATATGACGTGAAGACCCCCAGCTGGGCCTTGGCCTGATCACCTTCTCCTCCAAAGAAGCCTAAGCAACCTGAGGAGTAACAGCAGCTTACCCCACTTCCTCATTCTCCCACCGATTGATCCTTAGCAGTTATTAGAATAAAAACACAGGATCAAGCCCGTTCTTCTACCTCACCAATTCGTGGCTGAGTGGGGTTGGAAAACTCGCTGATTGGAAAGGTACTATAATTCTACGGTTCTATGAATATACGGCCATCTCTCTCACTAGAGCGTAGAGCGGATAGGGCCGTAGCTCCCTCTGCCAAGGGGTAGATCTTCCAAGTCTTCACCTTCAATCTGGGGGACAGCCTAGCGAGCTCCATTAACTCGGCCCTCGTCCCTCCAGTCGTCCCTACCAAGCTCAGATGTCTACCATAGAGTGCGGAGAGGGAAAGCTTCAGTTCGTCTCCACCTATAGCTCCGAACGTGACCACCTTACCTCCGGCCTTCAACCAACTCATCGCCTCGTTAACGTGAGCAGCGCCGAGGGTTGCCACCACTACGTCCACTCCTAGCCCATCCGTAGCCTTCTCCACCTGTCCTTTCGCTCCAGAGTAGTTGGACACATAGTCGGCGCCGAACTCCTTAAGCCAAGATTTGGAGGAAAGAGCTACAACAGTTGCACCCATTAACTTAGCTAGCTGTACGGCGAAAATTCCGGTGTTTCCCGAGGCACCTATGACAGCAACCGCCTTACCTGGGGAGACTCCCGTTACCTTGAGAGCGTGATAGGAAGTGAGGGCAGCCACGGGCAAAGACGCGGCCACATCCCAACCCACCTCAGGGACCTTAATGAGGTTCCATTCTGGAGCCACCATGTACTCCGCGAATCCCCCATTTGTCACTATGCTCATTATGCCTCCGTTTCTACACTCCATTTCCATCCCGGAGGCGCACATGTCACAGTTCCCGTCGAAAACCCTGTTATACAGGACTACCTTGTCGCCTGGCTTCAATGACCTCACATGTTGTCCAACTTCCTCCACCGTGCCTGCCACTTCGGCTCCCGGAACGTGAGGCATAGGCTTAGCGAAGTTACCTGTTACCACGGAATAGTCTACTGGGTTGACCCCAGCCATCTCTACACGCAACAAAACTTCGTGGGCCTCGGGCTTGGGTTTAGGTAGATCGACTACCCTCAACTTATCCAGACCAGGAGAATCGAACTGCAGAGCTTTCATAGGTTCCTTACTTCCCGCTCCAATTTAAAACCAAACAGGTTTCCGTTGGTAAACTAGCTTGACCTCAGGTGGGCGACTATCCTTCTCCCTTCCTTGGTTAGCTGATAGTAACGACCTCTAGGTGATCCGTCCTTGGCCTTCACCTTTAGCCAAGGTTTGACGGAGGACGTCGGTGACATCTTGGGAGGGTGTTTAACTCTCTGTATCAGGCCAGCGTCCTGCAATCGACGACAGGCCAGTTCCACCTCCTCAGGGTCTAGGTTTGGAAACCAACCCGACTCACCATTTAGCCTTCTCGCCATGTACCACGGATCGTCAGGTCCGTAGCGGTACAAATGGAGGAGTATAGACTTCTGCAATGGAGTGAGGTCTGTGTTCACCTAGCTCACTCCTCCGGTGTGAACTTCCGTGTCCTCAAAGGACGCTGTCTTGTGCGTACCTCTACTGAGGGTAAGTATTGTTTCGACCTCAGTCTTCCACCGCCTAGGGTGTCGTCGGAGTCCAGAGGAGTTGGCTTTTAAAATCAAGTAATCGAACCACATAAAGTCCTCTATGTGGGAACGTCCAAGGTGCCTCTCGACCTCTCTTCCTGAATCCTCGAGGTGGAACTTGATGACCTTGCTTCCTTCAAATAAGACCGCATCTACTGAGCTGGATCTCAGCTTGCTTGACGAACTACACAAATGTTTCGCGTTGCAGTAGGTTACCCTTGTCCTGCCCCATGGGAACAATTTTCGGTTTCACATATGAGTCTCTCCTAAAGTCCTTAAAGTGTGTACATGACTTTGACTTAGAACAAATTCCAAGGGAGGATCCACGGAGTATGTCATTAATTAGTAACATGGTCAAGTACTACTAGACAAAGATGAAGAAGTTTCCCCGCTTTACCGCCTTCACGTACTCCTCGTGTTTATACAAGACGTTTTTCAGTAAAGGGAGTTTCTGATAAGATGAGTGATGCCCGCGGTGAAAGTTTTTAGGAGAGATCCAGCTTTTCTCCACATAGAATCGTTTTCCGGTCAACTTAAGGAGGATTACGGACCGATCTCCCGCAATGCTAGCGGAGGGAATCCGGTAACTGAGTTCGAGGCGAGACCAAAGAGGTTCGCTACTGCCCAAGGAGGAAACTCTGGAGATTCGCGGCCACATCTGCCAAGCTCTTTAACGAGTGAGAAATACAGTTACCTGCAACACGTACTACGTAAGGGGGTGCCGAGAGTCAACGTATGGGTAGGCCTAGATCAGGACTGAGACCTCCCTCGCCCCACTGAGTTGAAGAAAGAAGGTACATCTTCCTCCCCCGGTCCTTCCAGTACTAAGGCGGGGAGAAAAACTGATCGTTGCTTGGGGTGAGACAGGTACGTGGTGGACGAGGAGGATCGTGAGATAATTACTCAATGGCTTTCATCCGGAAATCGAATTCGCGAGCGCAGTTGAGTTGGATCTGGGGATATACTAGAGACCGTCACAGCCTGGTACACCGGACCGTCTCTGGTAGTTATGTTCTCTCCTCCGCCTGCTGGGAAGCCAACTCCAGTGGCACCATGTTAACATCGTAACCCACCTTGTACCACCAAGCACTAGCCCCTGTTCCCAAGGCCCAGAGGAATAGGTTGAAGACGACGAACCAAAGCAGCGGCCATGAGGAAGTGAGGTACTCCGAGAGGGCGTAGGCAGTTATGGGCACTGTCCTGACTAGCCCTATCATGAAGGCCCTAACGTTGGTCGGCATCAGCGTCGGTTCCTGTATTGTCCTGCTGGCCCAACCCAACTCACTGAAGGCCATGTTGAGGAAGAGCAGTAAGTAGAAAAGGTATATGTCTGAGATGTAGTTCAGCGCCAAGATTATGGGTACCATGGTCAGGGTGCCTCCGAGGAACGAGGCCAAGGTGAACTTCCTTGAACTCAGTTTACTTATCAATTTCAGAGCGGCGAAACCTGCGACAGAAGCTCCCAAATTCGCCACTAGAACTATTACGTCCAGGGTCACTCCCGTGAAGTAGAAGTCCGCCACCACAAATGCCATGAGACCGTACGTTAGGTACTGAGAAAGTCCTATTAACGCTAGGAAAATGAACCTGTCCCTGATGGAACTGTATTTAGATGGTGTCTTTTCCTCGATTTTTCCTCCGTTTGAGGAAGCCAGCTTCTTCACCTCCTCTCTAGCTCGACTCTCGTCTCCCTTGGCCTCCAGCCACCTGACGGACTCGGGGAGTCTATATCTCACGAAAAGGGCCACACCCATTGTGGCGGCCGCGAAAGCCCCCAACGCTACGGCCACAATATAATAGGAGTTGGAAAGAGAGTACACTGCTAAACTGAGCGCTGCTGCCACCGTCGCACCAACGTTGTCGAAGTTCGGGGTAGCCACCAACACTTGGTCCCTCCACTTCAGTGGTATGGTCTCAGCGGACATGGAGAGGGCAACCGGCACCTCACCATCCACCCCGAACTGGGCAAGTAGTAGACCTGCCGCGACCGCGAAGATGTTGGCCCGAAGGAACAGGGTGGCTAGAACCACCAAGAGAGATCCCCCACCGTACATTCCCATTGTCAAGAAAAACGTCCTTTTCCTACCCAAATTGAGGTCGGAGAGCTTAGCCATGACAAGGTTGCCCGCAAGCGACGCCGCAGGTGGAAGTATGATGAAGAACACGTTGTGGTAAGTTGGATAAACCAGGTAGGAGATGGAGGAGATCACACCCCACATGAAGTAGCCCAGGGAGAGGGACGCCACAATAGCCGTATGGGTGGGAGTCCATCTAGACGAATCTATTAGCTTCCCTAGTTCAGGCATGAAACCAAATTGTAATAAGTCACTTATAAACCTTGTTATAAAACCTCAATTTGACTCCCAAGGTCACGAGTTTCCGTACGGGAGAGACGGGGAATGGGACCCAGAGTTATTAACCCGTCTAGGGAAGAGAGCGTATGAGGCTCCAGGACAGAAAGGTGTTGGTCGCTGGGGTAAGCCGGGGACTAGGTTACAGCGTGGCCTACCTCGCACTAAAGGAAGGAGCGTATGTCACCCTGAACTCTAGGGACGAGAGGAAACTCTCCCAACTCAAGGAAGAACTGTCGAGTTACGGAAAGGTCAACACAGTTCAGGGCGACCTCTCAACTCCTCAGGGCGCCAAATCGGTGGTGGAAGAGGCAACGAAATTGATGGGTGGGTTAGACCACCTGGTCATAACTGTGGGTGGATACGTAGAGGACACAATAGAAGATCCGTCGGGACTAGAGGAGATGCTCACTAACCACGTCAGAGTGCCCGTATACTTAGTGAAAGCGGCCTCAAAGTACCTTAGAGAAGGCTCGTCCATAGTAGCGGTGAGCTCCATGGTCGCCTTAGGCGTGGCCGATCCGGCTCAACTCTCCTACGCAGCTGCTAAGACGGCGCTCGTGAAGTTGGTAGAGGTGTTGGCAGCAGAACTCCTGCCACGAGGAGTGAGAGTCAATGGTGTCGCACCTTCATTCATAAAGGGAGACTTCGAACCGGGAAGGGAGTGGAGGAAGATGAGGAAGTTAGGAGACGATGGAGCTCCTCCGGAGGACTTCGCATCAGTAGTGCTTTGGTTGTTAACCGACGAATCTGAATGGGTGGACGGTGTGGTCATACCGGTAGACGGAGGAGCTAGACTCAAAAAACGGGGAGAGTGACGTTGAGCTTTTGGACATAGGAATCGTTTAGAAAGAAGGGTGCCGAGCCATTTATAATTGCCCTCATCATCTCCAGACCGTACACTGAGAGAGGGCCGGGCTCGTTTATTAATGACACTGGCAACGGGCATCCAACCACGTAAAGTCTGTGTGGATAGTTCACATATGAATTAATGAGATCAGTTGTGTAACTGACATTGTAGACACAGTTAGCAATTATTACGGGAGGCCTGTAGGCCAATATGGTTTCGCCAGAGACCTCTGGATAGGGGTTGGACAGGTTAGCGTAGACGTTCTTTCCTCCTGCCGTCTCAATTATCCCATTTATGAAGGAACCTCTAGAGATTGTGTAGAAGTCGTCCTGAGGGGTCCAACATATGACGTAAGCCACAGGGACCGTGGGAGTGGAATTGTATAGGAATACTTTACTCTCCATCCACTTCACTAACTGTCTAGCTTGGCTCTGCATATCGAACACCTTACCTAATAGCTCGACATCCTGATATATTCCCGTGAAGTTCGTGTCGAGATCTCCCCTGGTGAAGACTACGTTCAACCCCGCCTGCTGGAACTGTTGAAGGTACTGTCCGTCGATCCCAGCATCTGCCACCACGAGGGAAGGTTCGAGTACCTTTATCGCCTCGGAGTTCAGGGTAGGATAGGTGACGTTAGGCGGAAGGACTGTGACGTTGCTAGGAAGGACCGACGTCATGTTGAGTTCTTGTAGGAGCTGATATGAGTAATAGTCGACTGCTACCAAGTCCTTCCCAAGTCCTAACGCTACGAGGATCTGTGTGTCACTAGGTGCTAAGGACACTATTCTGGAAGGGAAGGACGAGATAGTGACGTTCCTACCCAGGCCGTCCACAACAGAGATGGGATAGTAGGGGCCTTGCTTCACGGTAACGGATGGAGACCTCTCGTATGCGAAGTAGGCTGTAACCCCTAGGACGACTACTACCACGAGCGTGACAGCCAAGGTCGAAGTTCTCATGAGGCTGGATAGGCTATCCAGCTTAAAAGTTTAGCTGCCTCATGGGGCGGGTATCAGGAATCTCCTCCCTCCTCCCTCCACTTCCACGAAACGCACCCCATATAACTCTTCCAAGTCCTCTGCCCTAACTCCCCACGGTTGGCATTGCTTCATTAGTTTCCCTTCCTTGATCATAACTATCCAGTTCGCCAACGTAAGCAGGGACATGTCGTGAGTCGCAACCACTACTGTCCTCGCCGTCGATATGTCGACCACCCTTTTACTCACAAGGAACGAGTTAGAAGGATCCAAATTCGAGGTCGGCTCGTCTAGAAGAAGTGTCTTACCCTTCGTCATGGCCTTTGCGATCATCACCAACCTCCTTTCCCCGGAGCTCAGCGTATCGAGCCTCCTGTGAAAGAGGTGCAGTACACCTAGCTCGGAGAGTGCATTTTTGGCGATCTCCACCTCTTCCCTGCTGGGTGGATACCAGGTATCCTCAGCTAGCATGAACTTGTCTACAGATATGGGTGCGTCGGGGAGATCGGACGGAAGATATGTAGTACCTAGGAGTGGACG
Protein-coding regions in this window:
- a CDS encoding SDR family NAD(P)-dependent oxidoreductase, producing the protein MRLQDRKVLVAGVSRGLGYSVAYLALKEGAYVTLNSRDERKLSQLKEELSSYGKVNTVQGDLSTPQGAKSVVEEATKLMGGLDHLVITVGGYVEDTIEDPSGLEEMLTNHVRVPVYLVKAASKYLREGSSIVAVSSMVALGVADPAQLSYAAAKTALVKLVEVLAAELLPRGVRVNGVAPSFIKGDFEPGREWRKMRKLGDDGAPPEDFASVVLWLLTDESEWVDGVVIPVDGGARLKKRGE
- a CDS encoding P-loop NTPase, translating into MRFSVVGVKGGVGKSTLSVALAKLFARSGRRVLLVDRDLIGWSSHLLGLHGGSLIGAAAGREEPFHLTVEEGKGSVTVVRVNPDPPEFGRYFSRASEGRVEELYVGLLRGSEVQVVDNPSNVFFDDPLVRVELRAYLSALPGDRWYRVYVSDPSERGVEATLKYAEALEASAPGERRGPSW
- a CDS encoding ABC transporter substrate-binding protein — translated: MRTSTLAVTLVVVVVLGVTAYFAYERSPSVTVKQGPYYPISVVDGLGRNVTISSFPSRIVSLAPSDTQILVALGLGKDLVAVDYYSYQLLQELNMTSVLPSNVTVLPPNVTYPTLNSEAIKVLEPSLVVADAGIDGQYLQQFQQAGLNVVFTRGDLDTNFTGIYQDVELLGKVFDMQSQARQLVKWMESKVFLYNSTPTVPVAYVICWTPQDDFYTISRGSFINGIIETAGGKNVYANLSNPYPEVSGETILAYRPPVIIANCVYNVSYTTDLINSYVNYPHRLYVVGCPLPVSLINEPGPLSVYGLEMMRAIINGSAPFFLNDSYVQKLNVTLPVF
- a CDS encoding MFS transporter codes for the protein MEHKVKGRTNYRWAVVGLLFVAITFNYVDRTIFTLVAPAIAYSFGWAKSIQAYASTPYAVQTIALILFIWGLAYTLMNFPGGWIVDKLGIRKSMATLFAVWSTFTILTAFTFNFISMTLVRIFMGAGEGPVWPVNAKTAKNWASVRDYSKSFAFAGTGQAVGPVVGLLIGVVLYQLFGWRGPFIFFGALGLVLALVWYYFVRDVPSDHPKVSKEELSYITSGKEGDIKEERPLGSKETWKIAAKVIFGTQAGWGVMLTFLTFAFVLGTFLTWLPLLMFATFAHSVTKSGLYSTVADVGLIVGYALAGPFNDGLLRKFDKVNARRIGALLPMSLMIVFVGGSYFTGTARMLAPTVGLLAAAAAVMNLSVGSWAVNAVDIAPTGTSAVTYGIYNGFLNLVGSFTSLIQGYLFTHYPAPFAFSTMMIPIAMFLVGYLALIRKDTWERAITLGRRLSAEAYTKASTPSSP
- a CDS encoding peptidase dimerization domain-containing protein translates to MKYVLLPRETEGGALFGKPTRTIDNMVSGYVGEGSKTVVPHRASVKLAFRLVPNQDPCNMSKSLKDYLEGRRFPAKLSEMGLEYSVRTPPNTTLVRALFLSTERIYTSRPFMVSNSAWT
- a CDS encoding alcohol dehydrogenase catalytic domain-containing protein codes for the protein MKALQFDSPGLDKLRVVDLPKPKPEAHEVLLRVEMAGVNPVDYSVVTGNFAKPMPHVPGAEVAGTVEEVGQHVRSLKPGDKVVLYNRVFDGNCDMCASGMEMECRNGGIMSIVTNGGFAEYMVAPEWNLIKVPEVGWDVAASLPVAALTSYHALKVTGVSPGKAVAVIGASGNTGIFAVQLAKLMGATVVALSSKSWLKEFGADYVSNYSGAKGQVEKATDGLGVDVVVATLGAAHVNEAMSWLKAGGKVVTFGAIGGDELKLSLSALYGRHLSLVGTTGGTRAELMELARLSPRLKVKTWKIYPLAEGATALSALRSSERDGRIFIEP
- a CDS encoding ABC transporter ATP-binding protein, with the protein product MNVVVGPNGSGKTTLLKRLAGMRVKDGILNGALSEVRPLLGTTYLPSDLPDAPISVDKFMLAEDTWYPPSREEVEIAKNALSELGVLHLFHRRLDTLSSGERRLVMIAKAMTKGKTLLLDEPTSNLDPSNSFLVSKRVVDISTARTVVVATHDMSLLTLANWIVMIKEGKLMKQCQPWGVRAEDLEELYGVRFVEVEGGGRRFLIPAP
- a CDS encoding MFS transporter, with translation MPELGKLIDSSRWTPTHTAIVASLSLGYFMWGVISSISYLVYPTYHNVFFIILPPAASLAGNLVMAKLSDLNLGRKRTFFLTMGMYGGGSLLVVLATLFLRANIFAVAAGLLLAQFGVDGEVPVALSMSAETIPLKWRDQVLVATPNFDNVGATVAAALSLAVYSLSNSYYIVAVALGAFAAATMGVALFVRYRLPESVRWLEAKGDESRAREEVKKLASSNGGKIEEKTPSKYSSIRDRFIFLALIGLSQYLTYGLMAFVVADFYFTGVTLDVIVLVANLGASVAGFAALKLISKLSSRKFTLASFLGGTLTMVPIILALNYISDIYLFYLLLFLNMAFSELGWASRTIQEPTLMPTNVRAFMIGLVRTVPITAYALSEYLTSSWPLLWFVVFNLFLWALGTGASAWWYKVGYDVNMVPLELASQQAEERT
- a CDS encoding winged helix-turn-helix transcriptional regulator encodes the protein MDSLYYDILRYLMEDGRTPKRRIASMLNVDPSSVEVRFKKMMEEEIIKRFALYVDYSALGLERAFASFKGLPEERIKELNGVVAYFTCAEGNTVMEVVARRRDELMETIKVAGQPWKVWIQPPSPSPLPSIDKYLLKVLAEDPRAKEFKVAEALKVSARTVRRHLRHLKTKGVMRVIPIVDLRKVQGIMFSVHTKAADEVKKVVRARPLWETSKGETVTMNYFVKDVAEVRKVSEQVVKLDPDATVTIKTSYDVKTPSWALA